In the genome of Streptococcus mitis, one region contains:
- a CDS encoding beta-galactosidase has translation MQKGNWNKKRVYSIRKFSVGACSVLIGSCVLLLGSSFSLASVAHANENTNELISISKQNDDSENQGESEYTSEVIASEKASEQMDNISLKDNADIVGVSDQAHEDHSPATVADNKEFSLEEGKTEVKSMIEETKVSEERNKSEEKHKSEETNKAESQDPAVSKDKKEFKSATNEVVDKLIEDRNLSFNQNWHFKLNANAKEAVKPDADISSWKKMDLPHDWSIHFDFDHDSPSQNEGGQLNGGDGWYRKTFKLDEKDLNKDVRVTFDGVYMDSQVFVNGQLVGHYPNGYNQFSYDITNYLYKDGRENVISVHAVNKQPSSRWYSGSGIYRDVTLQVTDKIHVAKNGTTILTPKLEHQQNGKVETQVSSKIVNTDNKDHEIVAEYQIFERGGQAVTELVRTESKTLKAKETIHLDSALEVEKPKLWTVSSDKPALYEMVTRIYKDGQLVDAKKDLFGYRYYNWTPDQGFSLNGEHIKFHGVSLHHDHGALGAEENYKAEYRRLKQMKEMGVNSIRTTHNPASPQTLQIAAELGLLVQEEAFDTWYGGKKPYDYGRFFEKDATHPEAKKGEKWSDYDLRTMVERDKNNPAVFMWSIGNEIGEANGDAHSLATVKRLVKVIKDVDKTRYVTMGADKFRFGNGSGGHEKIADELDAVGFNYSEDNYKKLRAKHPNWLIYGSETSSATRTRGSYYRPERELVHSNQDYRNYEQSDYGNDRVGWGKTATASWTFDRDNAGYAGQFIWTGTDYIGEPTPWHNQNQTPVKSSYFGIVDTAGIPKNDFYLYQSQWVSAQKKPMVHLLPHWNWEDSALKDNVADADGKIPVRAYSNAASVELLLNGESLGQKTFTKKQTSDGRTYQEGANTDELYLEWKVAYQPGTLEAIARDESGKEIARDKITTAGKPAAVRLIKEEQAIAADGKDLTYIYYEIVDSQGNIVPTANNLVRFQLHGQGQLVGVDNGEQASRERYKAQADGSWIRRVFNGKGVVIVKSTEQAGKFTLTAHSDLLKSDQVTVFTGKKEGQEKTVLGTEVAKVRTLLGKDPKMPKTVAFVYSDGSREKHPATWSQVDVSQAGVVTAKGTANGREVEARVEVLAIAKELPTVKRVAPGANLNTVDKYVSILVTDGSVQEYEVDSWEIAEADKAKLSVPGSRIQMTGQLAGETIHATLVVEEGNVAAPAVPTVTVGGEAVTGLTSHHPMQYRTLAYGSKLPEVSASAENADVTVLQASAANGMRASIFVQSKDGAPLQTYAIQFLEEAPKIDHLSLQVEQADGLKEDQTVKLSVLAHYQDGTQAILPADKVTFSTSGEGEVAVRKGMLELHRPGVVALKAVYEGAEGQVNLTIQANTEKKIAKSIRPVNVVTDLHQEPTLPSTVTVEYDKGFPKAHKVTWQAIPKEKLDHYQTFEVLGEVEGIDLEARAKVSVEGIVSVEEVSVTTPIAEAPQLPESVRTYDSNGHVSSAKVAWDAIRPEQYAKEGVFTVNGRLEGTQLTTKLHVRVSAQTEQGANISDQWTGSELPLAFASDSNPTDPVSNVNDKLISFNDRPANRWTNWNRSNPEASVGVLFGDSGILSKRSVDNLSVGFHEDHGVGAPKSYVIEYYVGQKVPTAPKNPSFVGGENHAFNDPANWKPVTNLKAPAQLKAGEMNHFSFDKVETYAVRIRMVKADNKRGTSITEVQIFAKQVAPAKQGKTRIQVDGKDLVNFNPDLADYYLESGDGKVPAVTASVSNNGLATIVPSVREGEPVRVIAKAENGDILGEYRLHFTNDKDLLSRKPVVAFKQARLLQVGQSLELPTKVPVYFTGKDGYEIKDLAVEWEEVPAENVTKAGQFTVQGRVLGSNLIAEFSVRVTDKLGEALSDNPDYDENGNQAFASATNDIDNSSHDRVDYLNDGDHSENRRWTNWSARPSTNTEASAGVIFRENGKIVERTVAQAKLQFFADSGTDAPSKLVLERYIGPDFEVPTYYSNYQAYEADHPFNNPENWAAVPYRANKDIEAGDEINVTFKAVKAKAMRWRMDRKSDKSGVAMIEMTFLAPSELPQDSTQSKILVDGKDLPDFVENRQDYQITYKGQRPKVSVEENNQVVSTVVDSGEDSLPVLVRLVSESGKQVKEYRVQLTKEKPVSEKTVAAVQEDLPKLEALEQDLAYKTIEKKDSRLYLGETRLEQEGQVGKERILISINPDGSKEEKFREIVQTPTNRIVVVGTKLGTALPEDEFNTLVFNRPELIVEEEAVGFQIQERKSDKLYLGETRILQEGRQGLRIHLIEVENGKRTEKESYDKVIAQDRIVEVGTAIKDTKSASQENLKPAPQEASKSVLQDQDVQKPESQETTKQQVATEKTDVKQVSSRSVEAQQDEKNHLPNTGTEAEQAAVAAGLALLGLSAGLVATKGKKED, from the coding sequence ATGCAAAAAGGTAATTGGAACAAAAAGAGAGTTTATAGTATTCGAAAATTTTCAGTCGGTGCTTGCTCAGTGCTCATAGGAAGTTGTGTGCTATTGTTAGGATCAAGTTTTAGCCTAGCTTCTGTTGCCCATGCGAATGAAAATACTAATGAACTAATTTCAATAAGTAAGCAGAATGATGATTCTGAAAATCAAGGAGAGAGTGAATATACATCTGAAGTGATAGCTTCAGAAAAAGCAAGTGAACAAATGGATAATATATCTCTTAAGGATAATGCAGATATTGTAGGTGTTTCTGACCAGGCTCATGAAGATCACTCCCCAGCTACAGTTGCTGATAATAAAGAATTTTCTTTAGAAGAAGGTAAGACTGAAGTGAAAAGTATGATAGAAGAAACGAAAGTATCTGAGGAAAGAAATAAATCTGAGGAAAAACACAAATCTGAAGAAACAAATAAAGCGGAATCACAAGATCCTGCTGTTTCAAAAGATAAGAAGGAATTCAAATCTGCTACAAATGAAGTTGTTGATAAGTTAATTGAAGATAGAAACCTTTCTTTCAATCAAAATTGGCACTTTAAACTAAATGCCAATGCTAAAGAAGCTGTTAAACCAGATGCAGATATATCTTCTTGGAAAAAAATGGATCTTCCTCATGATTGGAGTATTCATTTTGATTTTGATCATGATTCACCATCTCAAAATGAAGGAGGACAACTGAATGGTGGAGATGGATGGTATCGTAAAACTTTTAAGTTAGACGAAAAAGATTTAAATAAGGATGTCCGTGTGACCTTTGATGGAGTTTACATGGATTCACAAGTATTCGTCAATGGCCAACTTGTTGGACACTATCCAAATGGTTACAATCAATTTTCATACGACATTACCAATTATCTTTATAAGGATGGAAGAGAAAATGTTATTTCTGTTCATGCAGTAAACAAACAGCCAAGTAGTCGTTGGTATTCAGGAAGTGGCATCTATCGAGATGTGACATTGCAGGTAACAGACAAGATTCATGTTGCAAAAAATGGAACAACTATTTTAACTCCAAAACTTGAACACCAACAAAATGGTAAGGTTGAAACCCAAGTAAGCAGTAAAATTGTTAATACAGACAATAAAGACCATGAAATTGTAGCGGAGTATCAAATTTTTGAACGAGGTGGTCAGGCAGTTACAGAACTTGTTCGAACTGAGAGTAAAACTCTAAAAGCTAAGGAAACAATTCATTTGGATTCAGCATTAGAAGTTGAAAAACCTAAATTGTGGACAGTGTCGTCCGATAAACCTGCTTTATATGAGATGGTAACTCGTATTTACAAAGATGGTCAGCTTGTAGATGCAAAGAAAGATTTATTTGGTTATCGTTACTATAACTGGACTCCAGACCAAGGATTCTCTTTGAACGGTGAACACATCAAGTTCCATGGAGTTTCCTTGCACCATGATCACGGAGCACTAGGAGCAGAAGAAAACTACAAGGCTGAATATCGTCGTCTGAAACAGATGAAGGAGATGGGAGTGAATTCAATTCGTACAACCCACAATCCAGCAAGTCCTCAAACACTACAGATTGCAGCTGAACTTGGTTTATTGGTTCAGGAAGAAGCTTTTGACACTTGGTATGGAGGTAAGAAACCATACGACTATGGTCGTTTCTTTGAAAAAGATGCAACACACCCTGAAGCTAAAAAAGGGGAAAAATGGTCAGATTATGATCTACGTACCATGGTAGAAAGAGACAAAAATAACCCAGCTGTCTTTATGTGGTCTATCGGAAATGAGATTGGAGAAGCTAATGGTGATGCCCACTCTCTAGCAACTGTAAAACGTTTGGTTAAAGTAATCAAGGACGTTGATAAGACTCGTTATGTGACTATGGGAGCAGATAAGTTCCGTTTTGGTAATGGTAGTGGTGGACATGAGAAAATTGCTGATGAACTAGATGCGGTTGGATTCAACTACTCTGAAGATAATTACAAGAAACTTCGTGCTAAACATCCAAATTGGTTGATTTATGGTTCAGAGACCTCTTCAGCTACTCGTACTCGTGGAAGTTATTATCGTCCAGAGCGTGAATTGGTACACAGTAATCAAGACTATCGTAACTATGAGCAGTCTGATTATGGAAATGATCGTGTTGGTTGGGGTAAAACAGCAACAGCTTCATGGACTTTTGACCGGGACAATGCTGGTTATGCTGGACAGTTTATCTGGACCGGTACTGACTATATTGGTGAACCTACGCCATGGCACAACCAAAATCAAACACCAGTCAAAAGTTCTTATTTTGGTATTGTAGATACAGCTGGTATTCCAAAAAATGATTTCTATCTTTACCAGAGCCAATGGGTATCTGCTCAGAAAAAACCGATGGTTCACCTACTTCCCCACTGGAACTGGGAGGACTCAGCTCTAAAAGATAATGTAGCTGATGCAGATGGTAAAATTCCAGTTCGTGCCTACTCTAACGCTGCAAGTGTGGAGTTATTGTTGAACGGTGAATCACTGGGACAGAAGACCTTCACTAAAAAACAAACCAGTGATGGGCGAACTTACCAAGAAGGTGCTAATACTGATGAATTGTATCTTGAATGGAAAGTTGCCTATCAACCAGGTACCTTGGAAGCAATAGCTCGTGATGAATCTGGCAAGGAAATTGCTCGAGACAAGATCACAACTGCTGGCAAACCAGCAGCTGTTCGTCTCATCAAAGAAGAGCAGGCAATTGCGGCAGATGGTAAAGATTTGACTTACATCTACTACGAAATCGTTGACAGTCAAGGGAATATAGTCCCAACTGCCAATAATCTGGTTCGTTTCCAATTGCATGGACAAGGTCAACTTGTCGGTGTCGATAATGGTGAACAAGCCAGCCGTGAACGCTATAAAGCACAAGCAGATGGTTCTTGGATTCGCAGAGTCTTTAACGGTAAAGGTGTTGTCATTGTCAAATCGACTGAGCAAGCAGGAAAATTTACTCTTACTGCCCATTCTGATCTCTTGAAATCGGATCAAGTGACTGTCTTTACTGGTAAAAAAGAAGGACAAGAAAAGACTGTTTTGGGTACAGAAGTAGCAAAAGTTCGTACATTGCTAGGTAAAGATCCAAAAATGCCGAAGACGGTAGCATTTGTATACAGTGATGGTAGTCGTGAGAAACATCCAGCAACCTGGTCTCAAGTTGATGTTAGTCAAGCAGGAGTTGTGACTGCTAAAGGTACAGCAAATGGACGTGAGGTAGAGGCGCGTGTCGAGGTTCTAGCAATTGCGAAAGAACTACCAACAGTTAAACGTGTTGCTCCTGGAGCTAACTTGAACACTGTAGATAAATATGTGTCAATACTTGTAACCGATGGAAGTGTACAAGAGTATGAAGTAGATAGCTGGGAGATTGCAGAAGCAGATAAAGCCAAACTTTCAGTCCCAGGATCACGTATTCAAATGACTGGTCAGTTAGCTGGAGAAACTATTCATGCAACCCTTGTGGTAGAAGAAGGAAATGTTGCAGCACCTGCAGTGCCAACTGTAACTGTTGGTGGTGAAGCTGTGACAGGGCTTACTAGTCACCATCCAATGCAATATCGTACTCTAGCTTATGGATCAAAATTGCCAGAAGTCTCAGCAAGTGCTGAAAATGCTGATGTTACAGTCCTTCAAGCAAGTGCAGCAAACGGTATGCGCGCAAGTATCTTTGTTCAGTCAAAAGATGGTGCCCCACTTCAAACCTATGCAATCCAATTCCTAGAAGAAGCACCAAAAATTGACCATTTGAGCTTGCAGGTGGAGCAAGCTGACGGCCTTAAAGAAGATCAAACAGTGAAATTGTCTGTTCTTGCTCACTATCAAGACGGAACACAAGCAATTCTACCAGCTGATAAGGTGACCTTCTCTACAAGTGGTGAAGGGGAAGTTGCAGTCCGTAAGGGAATGCTTGAACTTCATAGACCAGGAGTAGTCGCTCTCAAAGCTGTATATGAGGGTGCTGAAGGCCAGGTTAATCTCACTATTCAAGCCAATACTGAGAAGAAGATTGCGAAATCTATCCGTCCTGTAAATGTAGTGACAGATTTACACCAAGAACCTACTCTTCCGTCAACAGTAACTGTTGAGTATGACAAAGGTTTCCCTAAAGCTCACAAAGTAACTTGGCAAGCTATTCCAAAAGAAAAACTAGACCACTATCAAACCTTTGAGGTGTTAGGTGAAGTTGAAGGGATTGATCTTGAGGCGCGTGCCAAAGTCTCTGTAGAAGGCATCGTTTCGGTTGAAGAAGTCAGTGTGACAACACCGATCGCAGAAGCGCCACAATTACCAGAAAGCGTTCGTACATATGATTCAAATGGTCACGTTTCATCAGCTAAGGTTGCATGGGATGCGATTCGTCCAGAGCAATACGCCAAGGAAGGTGTCTTTACAGTTAATGGTCGCTTAGAAGGTACTCAATTAACAACTAAACTTCATGTTCGCGTATCTGCTCAAACAGAGCAAGGAGCAAATATTTCTGACCAATGGACAGGTTCAGAATTGCCACTTGCCTTTGCTTCAGACTCGAATCCAACCGACCCTGTTTCAAATGTCAACGATAAATTGATTTCCTTTAATGACCGACCAGCCAACCGTTGGACAAACTGGAATCGTAGTAATCCAGAAGCTTCAGTCGGTGTTCTGTTTGGAGATTCAGGTATCTTGAGCAAACGTTCCGTTGATAATCTAAGTGTTGGATTCCACGAAGACCACGGAGTCGGTGCTCCTAAGTCTTATGTGATTGAGTATTATGTTGGCCAAAAGGTTCCGACAGCTCCTAAAAATCCTAGCTTTGTAGGCGGTGAAAATCATGCCTTTAATGATCCTGCTAACTGGAAACCAGTTACCAATCTAAAAGCACCAGCTCAACTCAAGGCTGGAGAAATGAATCACTTTAGCTTTGATAAAGTTGAAACTTATGCAGTTCGCATTCGCATGGTTAAAGCAGATAATAAGCGAGGAACTTCTATCACAGAAGTACAAATCTTTGCCAAACAAGTTGCGCCAGCCAAACAAGGAAAGACAAGAATCCAAGTTGACGGCAAAGACTTAGTAAACTTCAATCCTGATTTGGCAGACTACTATCTTGAGTCTGGAGATGGAAAAGTTCCTGCAGTAACAGCAAGTGTTAGCAACAATGGTCTTGCTACAATCGTTCCCAGTGTTCGTGAAGGTGAACCAGTCCGTGTCATCGCGAAAGCAGAAAATGGAGACATCCTAGGAGAATACCGCCTACACTTCACAAACGATAAAGACTTGCTCTCTCGTAAACCAGTTGTTGCGTTTAAACAAGCTCGCTTGTTACAAGTAGGTCAATCGCTTGAGTTACCAACTAAGGTTCCTGTTTATTTCACAGGTAAGGACGGCTATGAGATAAAAGACTTGGCAGTGGAATGGGAAGAAGTTCCAGCAGAAAATGTCACAAAAGCAGGTCAATTTACTGTTCAAGGTCGTGTCCTTGGTAGTAATCTTATAGCTGAATTCTCTGTACGAGTGACAGACAAACTAGGTGAGGCTCTCTCAGATAACCCTGATTATGATGAAAATGGGAATCAGGCCTTTGCTTCAGCAACCAACGATATTGACAACAGTTCCCATGACCGTGTTGACTATCTCAATGACGGTGATCACTCAGAAAATCGTCGTTGGACAAACTGGTCTGCAAGACCATCTACTAATACAGAAGCATCAGCAGGCGTCATCTTCCGTGAAAATGGTAAGATTGTAGAACGGACTGTTGCACAAGCCAAACTCCAGTTCTTTGCAGATAGTGGTACAGATGCACCATCTAAACTCGTTTTGGAACGCTATATTGGTCCAGACTTTGAAGTGCCAACCTACTATTCAAACTACCAAGCTTATGAAGCAGATCATCCATTTAATAATCCGGAAAATTGGGCTGCTGTTCCTTATCGTGCGAATAAAGACATTGAAGCTGGAGATGAAATCAATGTAACATTTAAAGCTGTCAAAGCCAAAGCTATGAGATGGCGCATGGATCGTAAGTCAGACAAGAGTGGTGTTGCGATGATTGAAATGACCTTCCTTGCACCGAGCGAATTGCCTCAAGATAGCACTCAATCAAAGATTCTTGTGGATGGAAAAGATCTTCCAGATTTCGTTGAAAATCGTCAAGACTATCAAATCACCTATAAAGGTCAACGTCCAAAAGTCTCAGTTGAAGAAAACAATCAAGTAGTTTCAACAGTTGTAGATAGTGGAGAGGATAGCCTTCCAGTACTTGTTCGCCTAGTTTCAGAGAGTGGAAAACAAGTCAAGGAATACCGTGTCCAGTTGACTAAGGAGAAACCAGTTTCTGAGAAGACAGTTGCTGCAGTACAGGAGGATTTACCAAAATTAGAAGCTCTTGAACAAGATTTGGCCTACAAGACAATTGAGAAAAAAGATTCAAGGCTTTATCTTGGTGAAACTCGTTTAGAACAAGAAGGACAAGTTGGTAAGGAACGAATTCTTATCTCTATCAATCCTGACGGAAGTAAGGAAGAAAAATTCCGTGAAATAGTTCAAACTCCAACAAACCGTATTGTTGTTGTCGGAACTAAACTAGGAACCGCTCTTCCAGAGGACGAATTCAATACTCTAGTTTTCAACAGACCAGAGCTTATAGTTGAGGAAGAGGCAGTCGGCTTCCAAATCCAGGAGCGTAAGTCTGACAAGTTATATCTAGGTGAAACTCGTATCCTCCAAGAAGGAAGACAAGGTCTCCGTATTCACTTGATTGAAGTAGAAAATGGCAAGCGGACTGAGAAAGAAAGCTATGATAAAGTTATAGCTCAGGACCGTATTGTAGAGGTTGGTACAGCTATAAAGGATACAAAATCAGCTTCTCAAGAAAATCTTAAACCAGCTCCTCAGGAAGCTAGCAAGTCTGTTCTACAAGATCAAGATGTTCAAAAACCAGAATCTCAAGAAACTACAAAACAACAAGTAGCAACTGAGAAAACGGATGTAAAACAAGTGAGCTCACGTTCAGTTGAAGCCCAGCAAGATGAAAAGAACCACTTGCCAAACACTGGAACAGAGGCAGAACAGGCAGCAGTCGCAGCAGGTTTAGCTCTTCTAGGTTTGAGTGCAGGATTAGTAGCCACTAAAGGTAAAAAAGAAGATTAG
- a CDS encoding radical SAM protein, with protein sequence MKVMKSYNTLNDYYRKLFGEKTFKVPIDAGFDCPNRDGTVAHGGCTFCTVSGSGDAIVAPDAPIREQFYKEIDFMHRKWPDVQKYLVYFQNFTNTHEKVEVIRERYEQAINEPGVVGINIGTRPDCLPDETIEYLAELSERMHVTVELGLQTTFETTSDLINRAHSYELYVETVKRLRKYPKIEIVSHLINGLPGETHEMMVENVRRCVTDNDIQGIKLHLLHLMTNTRMQRDYHEGRLQLMSQDEYVKVICDQLEIIPKHIVIHRITGDAPRDMLIGPMWSLNKWEVLNSIETEMRRRGSVQGCKAVKQEFNNEKTT encoded by the coding sequence ATGAAGGTTATGAAATCTTATAATACCTTGAATGATTATTATCGAAAACTTTTTGGAGAAAAGACCTTTAAAGTCCCTATTGATGCGGGATTTGACTGTCCCAATCGTGATGGAACTGTAGCTCATGGAGGCTGTACTTTTTGTACGGTTTCAGGTTCTGGAGATGCTATCGTAGCACCGGATGCGCCTATCCGTGAGCAATTTTATAAGGAAATTGACTTTATGCATCGCAAGTGGCCAGACGTGCAGAAGTATCTGGTTTATTTTCAAAATTTTACCAATACCCATGAAAAGGTGGAAGTGATTCGGGAACGCTATGAGCAGGCTATCAACGAGCCAGGTGTAGTGGGAATTAATATCGGAACACGCCCTGACTGTTTACCAGACGAAACCATTGAATATTTGGCTGAATTGTCGGAGCGCATGCATGTGACGGTTGAATTGGGCTTGCAGACTACTTTTGAAACAACTTCTGATTTGATTAACCGTGCCCACTCTTATGAATTGTACGTGGAAACGGTCAAGCGTTTGAGAAAGTATCCCAAAATTGAGATTGTCTCCCATCTGATCAATGGACTTCCTGGTGAAACCCATGAGATGATGGTTGAAAATGTCCGCCGCTGTGTCACGGATAACGATATTCAAGGAATTAAACTGCACTTGCTTCACCTGATGACCAATACGCGTATGCAACGAGATTACCACGAGGGACGTTTGCAACTGATGAGTCAGGACGAATATGTCAAGGTCATCTGCGACCAACTGGAAATCATTCCCAAGCATATTGTTATCCATCGAATCACAGGAGATGCACCTAGGGATATGCTGATTGGTCCTATGTGGAGCCTCAATAAATGGGAAGTTCTCAACAGTATTGAGACGGAGATGCGACGTCGTGGAAGCGTTCAAGGATGCAAGGCTGTAAAACAGGAGTTTAATAATGAAAAGACCACTTGA
- a CDS encoding SAM-dependent methyltransferase, whose protein sequence is MKRPLEMAHDFLDEVVTQDDTVVDATMGNGHDTLFLAKLAKQVYAFDIQEQALEKTQERLDQAGMTNAQLILQGHETLDQFVTEAKAGIFNLGYLPSADKSVITRPQTTIEALEKLCGLLVKGGRIAIMIYYGHEGGDIEKDAVLDFVSQLNQQEYTATIYRTLNQVNNPPFLVMIEKLERYRHG, encoded by the coding sequence ATGAAAAGACCACTTGAGATGGCACATGATTTTTTAGATGAGGTTGTAACTCAGGACGATACCGTAGTGGATGCGACCATGGGAAATGGGCATGATACTCTATTTCTAGCCAAGCTAGCCAAGCAAGTCTATGCCTTTGATATTCAGGAGCAAGCCTTGGAAAAGACGCAAGAGCGTTTGGACCAGGCTGGAATGACAAATGCCCAGTTAATCTTGCAAGGTCATGAGACACTGGACCAGTTTGTGACAGAAGCCAAGGCAGGGATTTTTAATCTGGGCTATCTGCCGTCAGCTGATAAGTCTGTCATCACCCGACCTCAGACAACTATTGAAGCATTAGAAAAGCTGTGTGGTTTACTTGTCAAAGGTGGACGAATTGCCATTATGATTTACTATGGTCATGAAGGAGGAGACATCGAGAAAGATGCTGTCTTGGATTTTGTTAGCCAGTTGAACCAACAAGAGTACACAGCTACCATTTATCGAACCCTGAATCAAGTTAACAACCCACCATTTTTAGTGATGATTGAAAAATTAGAAAGATATAGACATGGATAA
- a CDS encoding sodium:proton antiporter, whose amino-acid sequence MELLIYLILFLLVLIVSSTTNKLLPFLPLPLVQILLGTVIGLFLPNTDFHLNTELFLALVIGPLLFRESEEADITAILKHWRIIVYLIFPVIFISTLSLGGLAHLLWLSLPLVACLAVGAALGPTDLVAFASLSERFSFPKRVSNILKGEGLLNDASGLVAFQVALTAWTTGAFSLGQASSSLIFSILGGFLVGFLTAMTNRFLHTFLLSVRATDIASELLLELSLPLVTFFLAEEVHVSGIIAVVVAGILKASRFKKITLLEAQVDTVTETVWHTVNFMLNGSVFVILGMELEMIAEPILTNPIYNPLLLLVSLLALTFVLFAIRFVMIYGYFAYRTRRLKKKLNKYIKDMLLLTFSGVKGTVSIATILLIPSNLEQEYPLLLFLVAGVTLVSFLTGLLILPHLSDEQEESKNYLMHIAILNEVTLELEKELEGTRNKLPLYAAIDNYHGRIENLILSQENKGEQEDWEALKLLILSIESDGLEQAYEEGKMSERAYRVYQRYLKNMEQSINRKFASRLTYYFLVSLRILRFLLHEVFTLGKTFRSWKNEESKKLRALDYDQIAELYLENTEMIIESLENLKGVYKSSLISFMQDSRLRETAIITSGAFVERVINRVKPNNIDEMLRGYYLERKLIFEYEEKRLITTKYAKKLRQNVNNLENYSLKEAANTLPYDMVELVRRN is encoded by the coding sequence GTGGAATTACTGATTTACCTAATCCTATTTTTACTGGTCTTGATTGTCTCAAGTACAACCAATAAGCTTCTGCCCTTTTTGCCTCTCCCTTTGGTGCAAATTCTTTTGGGAACTGTGATTGGTCTCTTTTTACCTAATACCGACTTTCACCTCAATACGGAGTTGTTTTTGGCCCTGGTTATCGGGCCCTTGCTTTTCCGAGAGTCGGAAGAAGCGGATATTACAGCTATTTTAAAACACTGGCGAATTATTGTTTATCTCATATTTCCAGTGATTTTTATCTCGACTCTGAGTTTGGGTGGCTTGGCCCATCTTCTTTGGCTTAGCCTTCCCTTGGTGGCTTGCTTGGCTGTTGGGGCAGCCCTTGGGCCTACGGACTTGGTGGCTTTTGCTTCTCTTTCGGAGCGCTTTAGCTTTCCTAAGCGCGTGTCCAATATCCTTAAGGGTGAAGGACTCTTGAATGATGCTTCTGGTTTGGTGGCCTTTCAGGTAGCCTTGACAGCTTGGACAACAGGAGCCTTTTCCCTTGGGCAAGCTAGTAGTTCGCTTATCTTTTCAATCCTAGGCGGTTTTTTAGTTGGCTTTTTAACAGCTATGACCAACCGTTTCCTCCATACCTTCTTGCTGAGTGTGCGAGCAACGGATATTGCCAGCGAACTTTTATTAGAATTGAGTTTGCCTCTGGTGACCTTCTTCCTGGCAGAAGAAGTCCATGTTTCAGGAATTATTGCCGTGGTGGTTGCTGGGATTTTAAAGGCAAGCCGTTTTAAGAAAATTACTCTCCTTGAAGCCCAAGTGGATACGGTGACTGAGACGGTCTGGCATACAGTGAACTTTATGCTCAACGGTTCTGTCTTTGTGATTTTAGGGATGGAGTTGGAAATGATAGCAGAACCTATCTTGACCAATCCAATCTATAATCCTCTACTCTTACTAGTATCTCTTTTAGCCCTTACCTTTGTCCTCTTTGCCATTCGTTTTGTCATGATCTATGGCTATTTTGCCTATAGGACTAGACGACTCAAGAAAAAGCTAAATAAGTATATAAAGGATATGCTTCTCCTGACCTTCTCAGGTGTTAAGGGAACCGTGTCGATTGCTACGATTCTTTTGATACCAAGTAATCTAGAGCAGGAGTATCCTCTCTTACTTTTCCTCGTTGCAGGTGTGACGCTGGTAAGCTTTTTAACAGGTCTCTTAATCCTGCCTCATCTTTCGGATGAACAGGAAGAAAGCAAGAATTATCTCATGCATATTGCTATTTTGAATGAAGTAACGCTAGAGTTAGAAAAAGAGTTGGAAGGGACCAGAAATAAACTTCCCCTCTATGCGGCTATTGACAATTATCATGGACGTATTGAAAATCTTATCCTGAGCCAAGAAAATAAGGGTGAGCAAGAAGACTGGGAGGCCTTGAAACTTCTCATCCTCAGTATTGAAAGTGATGGTTTAGAACAAGCCTACGAAGAAGGCAAGATGAGTGAGCGTGCCTATCGAGTCTACCAACGTTATCTGAAAAACATGGAACAAAGCATCAATCGCAAGTTTGCTTCACGATTGACCTATTATTTCCTTGTTTCCTTGCGGATTTTACGTTTTCTCCTTCACGAAGTCTTTACCTTAGGCAAGACCTTCCGCAGTTGGAAAAATGAAGAATCTAAGAAACTCAGAGCCCTTGACTATGACCAAATTGCAGAGCTCTATCTAGAAAATACAGAGATGATTATCGAAAGTTTGGAGAACCTAAAAGGAGTTTATAAGAGTTCTTTAATCAGCTTCATGCAGGATTCTCGTCTCCGAGAAACAGCTATTATTACCAGTGGTGCTTTTGTCGAACGGGTTATCAATCGTGTCAAACCCAACAATATCGATGAAATGCTGAGAGGCTATTATCTGGAGCGCAAGTTGATTTTCGAATATGAAGAGAAACGATTGATTACAACCAAGTATGCCAAGAAGTTACGACAAAATGTGAATAACTTAGAGAACTATTCCTTGAAGGAAGCTGCCAATACCCTGCCTTATGATATGGTGGAATTGGTAAGAAGAAATTAA